A window of the Odocoileus virginianus isolate 20LAN1187 ecotype Illinois chromosome 20, Ovbor_1.2, whole genome shotgun sequence genome harbors these coding sequences:
- the FFAR2 gene encoding free fatty acid receptor 2 encodes MPNLDNSLILTAYIIILLTGLPANLLALRAFLRRVRQPHPAPVHILLLNLTLADLLLLLLLPFKIIEAASDFRWELSDLACALMGFGFYSSIYCSTWLLAGISIERYLGVAFPVQYKLSRRPMYGVIAALIAWVMSFGHGTVVIIVQYLNSTQRATKENETTCYENFTQEQLRILLPIRLELCLLLFFIPMVITTFCYSRFVWIMLTQPHVGAQKRRRAVGLAIVSLLNFLLCFGPYNISHLVGFHMKASPKWRREAVVFGSLNAGLDPLLFYFSSSVVRRSFGKGLQALHRRGSSLLGRRGKETAEAANEDRGVSQTEGVPSSDFTTD; translated from the coding sequence ATGCCAAACTTGGACAACTCCTTGATCCTCACGGCCTACATTATTATCTTGCTCACCGGTCTCCCTGCCAACCTCCTGGCGCTGCGGGCCTTCCTGCGGCGCGTGCGCCAGCCCCACCCCGCACCCGTCCACATCCTCCTGCTCAACCTGACGCTGGCCgacctcctgctgctgctgctgctgcccttcAAGATCATCGAGGCCGCGTCTGACTTCCGCTGGGAGCTGTCTGATCTAGCCTGTGCCCTCATGGGTTTCGGCTTCTACAGCAGCATCTACTGCAGCACGTGGCTACTGGCGGGCATCAGCATCGAGCGCTACCTGGGAGTGGCTTTCCCCGTGCAGTACAAGCTGTCCCGCCGGCCCATGTATGGAGTGATCGCCGCTCTGATCGCCTGGGTCATGTCCTTTGGTCACGGCACCGTGGTGATCATCGTTCAGTACCTGAATTCAACCCAGAGGGCCACAAAGGAGAATGAGACCACCTGCTATGAGAACTTCACCCAAGAGCAGCTGAGAATATTGCTTCCCATTCGGCTGGAGCTgtgcctcctcctcttcttcatccCTATGGTGATCACCACCTTCTGCTACTCGCGCTTCGTGTGGATCATGCTCACCCAGCCCCACGTGGGGGCTCAGAAGCGGCGCCGAGCCGTGGGGCTGGCCATCGTGTCGCTCCTTAATTTCCTGCTGTGCTTTGGGCCCTATAACATATCCCACCTGGTGGGGTTCCACATGAAGGCAAGCCCCAAGTGGCGGAGGGAAGCTGTGGTGTTTGGTAGCCTCAATGCCGGTCTGGACCCcttgcttttctatttctcttcttcagtCGTTCGCAGGTCCTTTGGGAAAGGGCTGCAGGCACTGCACCGTCGGGGCTCCTCCCTGCTGGGACGCAGAGGCAAAGAAACAGCGGAGGCAGCGAATGAGGACCGGGGCGTGAGTCAAACAGAGGGTGTGCCGAGTTCAGACTTCACCACGGACTAG